The Desulfovibrio sp. JC022 genome includes a region encoding these proteins:
- the trbG gene encoding P-type conjugative transfer protein TrbG has product MKQTLLSIFLVLISVCTAWASPLPAPDYISKKDIPLNSKEWAALKLSREWMNRKVKPIMQSNGKVVYVYGTTLPTIICSPLMASDLELQPGENVNDVIIGDTARWMVVVGQSGTPGRESTHLIIKPLDAGLVTSAVITTDRRTYHLKLVSRRKGHTPYVAFLYPEDQQKILKASLKKEERKEVWETTSIAGKTVDLSTLDFSYAISGDDASWKPMRVYNDGIRTFIQLPRTSTQTEIPVLLVKKSGQEAIVNYRVKGNAMIVDEIFEKAILVAGTGTDQAKVEINRIEVTK; this is encoded by the coding sequence ATGAAACAGACTCTTCTCTCAATATTCCTTGTGCTTATCAGCGTCTGCACGGCATGGGCCTCGCCGCTGCCAGCACCGGATTACATCAGCAAAAAAGACATTCCCCTGAACAGCAAAGAGTGGGCAGCACTGAAGCTTTCAAGAGAATGGATGAACCGCAAGGTCAAGCCGATCATGCAGAGCAACGGCAAGGTTGTTTACGTATACGGCACGACCCTGCCGACCATTATCTGCTCCCCGCTCATGGCTTCGGATCTTGAACTCCAGCCCGGTGAAAACGTCAATGACGTCATCATCGGAGACACCGCCCGCTGGATGGTGGTTGTGGGCCAGTCCGGGACACCGGGCCGGGAATCCACGCACCTCATCATCAAGCCCCTTGATGCCGGACTGGTGACCAGCGCGGTCATCACCACCGACCGCCGCACCTATCACCTTAAGCTGGTTTCCCGGCGCAAAGGACACACTCCCTATGTGGCCTTTCTGTACCCGGAAGATCAGCAAAAAATCCTTAAAGCCAGCCTGAAAAAGGAAGAACGCAAAGAGGTCTGGGAGACCACCAGCATTGCAGGCAAAACCGTGGATCTTTCAACTCTCGACTTCAGTTACGCCATCAGCGGTGATGATGCGAGCTGGAAGCCCATGCGCGTCTACAACGATGGAATCAGGACTTTTATCCAGCTTCCGAGGACATCCACCCAGACCGAAATTCCGGTGTTGCTGGTGAAAAAGTCCGGGCAGGAAGCAATCGTCAATTACCGGGTCAAAGGCAATGCCATGATTGTTGATGAGATCTTTGAAAAAGCAATCCTCGTGGCCGGAACCGGAACGGATCAGGCCAAGGTGGAAATAAACCGAATTGAGGTAACCAAATGA
- a CDS encoding type IV secretion system protein, translating into MPKNRPNSAYLAAKEEWFERYGSYIKSRNQWRFAALIMALTVCLSLSINIVQAMQSKVVPYVVEVDKLGQSVAVKRADQAGPVSKRIIQAEIANLITNWRTVTADIGLQKKMVRRMSSFVVGAARGATKGWYETHNPYQRGQKTLVEIDIKGIPLPVSSESWRIEWLETVRNHSGVAVSSTKYEATLKVRISPPTTHSQIIRNPAGVYVTELSWAKLLEQ; encoded by the coding sequence ATGCCCAAAAACCGTCCAAATTCTGCCTATTTAGCCGCCAAAGAAGAATGGTTTGAGCGATATGGCAGCTACATAAAAAGCCGTAATCAATGGCGTTTTGCCGCTTTGATCATGGCTCTGACCGTTTGCCTCTCGCTTAGCATCAATATTGTTCAGGCAATGCAGAGCAAGGTCGTTCCCTACGTAGTCGAAGTGGACAAACTCGGCCAGTCCGTTGCGGTCAAACGCGCAGATCAGGCCGGTCCGGTTTCAAAGCGAATAATTCAGGCCGAAATCGCCAACCTGATCACTAACTGGCGCACGGTCACCGCTGACATCGGACTCCAGAAAAAGATGGTCCGGCGCATGTCCTCCTTTGTGGTCGGCGCGGCCAGAGGTGCCACCAAAGGTTGGTACGAAACCCATAACCCTTACCAACGGGGACAGAAAACCCTTGTCGAAATCGACATCAAAGGCATCCCGCTCCCGGTCAGCTCCGAGAGCTGGCGAATCGAATGGCTGGAGACAGTGCGCAACCATTCCGGTGTAGCGGTTTCCAGCACCAAATATGAAGCGACCCTCAAGGTCCGCATCTCCCCACCAACAACTCACAGCCAGATTATCAGGAACCCTGCGGGCGTTTACGTCACAGAACTCTCCTGGGCGAAACTTCTTGAACAGTAG
- a CDS encoding TcpQ domain-containing protein: protein MIKFIPLLLLAMTVIAASGCSVKRAGSQIEAEIMSQQTTMYQEQEIEPLVEEAALKVAGHYPPGRTILHLNVPDTDFGWKFDASLRAQGFQFSPKSTDPNVLDMDMVFDGIGNSTLYYLHVKASDGWSFGQVYNLTHDGFEKAGLLTQTPAFFEFVGNDSRQVESPLNEDWNIVPGGLRDQLKRWAAHAEYTLVWKAPHDFQMQAGASFRDTFPRAVKRLFSRMHASGNSLRVTIYQANKVVEVCED, encoded by the coding sequence ATGATAAAATTCATCCCCTTACTCCTGCTGGCGATGACAGTCATCGCTGCCAGCGGCTGCTCCGTAAAACGTGCGGGCAGCCAGATAGAAGCTGAAATAATGAGCCAGCAGACGACCATGTACCAAGAGCAGGAAATTGAACCACTGGTGGAAGAAGCCGCGCTCAAGGTTGCCGGACATTACCCTCCGGGCCGGACCATCCTGCACCTGAATGTTCCTGACACCGACTTCGGCTGGAAGTTTGACGCCAGCCTTCGCGCACAGGGCTTTCAGTTCAGCCCAAAATCCACAGATCCCAACGTGCTGGATATGGACATGGTCTTCGACGGCATTGGCAACAGCACCCTTTATTACCTGCATGTCAAAGCTTCGGACGGCTGGTCTTTCGGGCAGGTCTACAACCTGACTCATGACGGATTTGAAAAGGCCGGTCTGCTGACTCAAACCCCCGCCTTTTTCGAATTCGTGGGCAATGACTCCCGGCAGGTTGAATCCCCACTTAACGAAGACTGGAACATCGTTCCCGGCGGTTTGCGGGATCAGCTCAAACGCTGGGCCGCTCACGCTGAATACACGCTTGTCTGGAAAGCTCCCCATGATTTCCAGATGCAGGCCGGGGCCTCCTTCCGGGACACCTTCCCCAGAGCTGTCAAACGGCTGTTTTCCAGAATGCACGCCAGCGGAAATTCACTGCGCGTAACCATCTATCAGGCCAACAAGGTCGTTGAAGTCTGCGAGGATTAA